GATTTGGAGTGATCACGAGTCCGCGCCAGCCGTGCGCCGGGGCGCCCTGCCTCGCTTCAGGCCTCCTCGCCTCGACGGCCCTGGCTCGCTCGGCCGCCTCCGCTGGCCCCCCCATCCCCCCGGGGCGGGGGGTAGTCTTCGCGGCCCAACGCTGTTGAGCCGCTCAGAGCGCTTCGGCGACCTGCGCTTCGCCGCCCGCTACGGCTCGTCGGATTCGCTCGGCAGGGCATCCCCTGCGCACGACCACTCCAAATCGTGGGGCATTATCTAGGCGGTTGGAGGGAGCCGATGGAGTGGGGGGGCGCATCCGACCAAGCGTCGTGAAGGATGGGAGACCCATGACTGCCAGGCCAAAGAAGACCACACCGAGCGGAGGCGTCCAGCGGCGATACGGCGACATCCTCTTCGAGGTCAGGGACGAGGCCGCCTGGGTCACGATCAACCGCCCGCGCGTGCGCAACGCGTTCCGCGAACAGACGCTCGACGAGATGACGGAGGCGTTGCGCTCGACGCGCGAAGATCCCTCGATCGCGTGCGCGGTGATCACCGGCGCCGGCGACAAGGCGTTCTCCGCCGGCGGCGACTTCTACGCGATGATGCGCCTGAACCGCGCCAACGCCCATATGTGGAACGACCGCATGCTGGGGCTCGCGATGACGATCCGCGGTCTGCCCATCCCGGTGATCGCGATGGTCAACGGCTGGTGCATGGGCGGCGGGCACGAGCTGGCGTTGTGGTGCGATCTCGTGATCGCGTCAGACAACGCGGTGTTCGGCCAGACCGGCGCCAAGGTCGGGGCCTGCCCGACGGTGGGCGCCACGCAGTATCTGCCGCGCTTCATCGGCGAACGGCTGGCGCGCGAGATGATCTTCCTGGCCCGCACGTTCACCGCCCAGGAGGCGGTGGCCATCGGTCTCATCAACAAGTGCGTGCCGCAAGGGGAACTGCTCAAGGAGACGCTCCGGTGGTGCGAGACGATCAAGGGGCACAGCGCTCAGACCCTGCGCGCCACCAAGAAGTCCCTGAATCACGAGTCGGACGAGCTGTACGCGTCGTGGCAGCATGGGATGGAGCTCCTGGCGCACATCTGGGGCTCCGAGGAGAGCCTCGAGGGGATGCGCGCGTTCCTCGATAACCGCAAGCCGGACTTCAGGAAGTTTCGCCTCAAGAACAAAGCGGCGCTCGACGAATACCTGAGAGGTCTCGAAGGCGGCGAGAACCAGCCGCCGCATCTCCGGCGAACGGAGGCGGACTGAGGGAGGCCATGGCGGACGCGGGAGGCGCGCTCGAGGGCGTCCGGGTCGTGGACCTGACGCGCGTCCTGGCCGGCCCGTGGTGCACGATGGCGCTTGGCGAGCTGGGCGCCGACGTCATCAAGGTGGAGTCGGTCGGGAACGGCGACGACACGCGCGCGTGGGGCCCCCCGTTCGTGGGGAGCGAGTCCGCGTACTTTCTCGGCGTCAACCGCAACAAGCGCAGCGTCACCCTCAACCTGGGGTCCAGCGCCGGACGGGA
The DNA window shown above is from Candidatus Rokuibacteriota bacterium and carries:
- a CDS encoding enoyl-CoA hydratase/isomerase family protein, which translates into the protein MTARPKKTTPSGGVQRRYGDILFEVRDEAAWVTINRPRVRNAFREQTLDEMTEALRSTREDPSIACAVITGAGDKAFSAGGDFYAMMRLNRANAHMWNDRMLGLAMTIRGLPIPVIAMVNGWCMGGGHELALWCDLVIASDNAVFGQTGAKVGACPTVGATQYLPRFIGERLAREMIFLARTFTAQEAVAIGLINKCVPQGELLKETLRWCETIKGHSAQTLRATKKSLNHESDELYASWQHGMELLAHIWGSEESLEGMRAFLDNRKPDFRKFRLKNKAALDEYLRGLEGGENQPPHLRRTEAD